A window of Passer domesticus isolate bPasDom1 chromosome 18, bPasDom1.hap1, whole genome shotgun sequence contains these coding sequences:
- the LOC135282999 gene encoding torsin-1A-like — protein MKLRRGTLRAALALVLLPLLTPAGAVEPISVGLAIAGAAASALTGFISYPRLYCYFRECCLQRHDPRAAAALRDNLDKKLFGQHLVSKVVVKAVRGFLNNTNAKKPLALSLHGWTGTGKNFVSKIVAESIYKRGLQSKYVHQFVATLHFPHAHSINLYKDQLQSWIRGNVSACPRSLFIFDEMDKMHAGLIDSIKPFLDYYELLDGVSYRQAIFIFLSNAGAEKITEVALDFWRNGRRREDIQLTDIQNALSVSVFNNKNSGFWHSTLIDRNLIDYFIPFLPLEYKHVKMCVRVEIESRGYAVDEDIVSRIADEMTYFPREERIYSDKGCKTVDAKLDYYYDF, from the exons aTGAAGCTGCGGCGGGGCACGCTGCGGGCGGCCCTGGCGTTGGTGCTGCTGCCGCTCCTCACGCCggccggcgccgtggagcccatCAGCGTGGGACTCGCCATCGCGGGCGCCGCCGCCTCGGCCCTCACCGGCTTCATCTCCTACCCGCGGCTCTACTGCTACTTCAGGGAGTGCTGCCTGCAGCGGCACGAcccgcgcgccgccgccg CTCTGCGGGACAACTTGGACAAGAAGCTGTTCGGGCAGCACTTGGTGAGCAAGGTGGTTGTAAAAGCCGTGAGAGGCTTCTTGAACAATACCAACGCCAAAAAGCCCCTCGCGCTTTCCTTGCACGGCTGGACTGGAACGGGCAAAAACTTTGTCAGTAAGATCGTCGCCGAAAGCATTTATAAAAGAGGTCTGCAGAGTAAATATGTCCATCAGTTCGTGGCAACTTTGCACTTTCCTCACGCTCACAGCATCAATCTCTACAAG GACCAGCTGCAGTCGTGGATTCGGGGAAACGTGAGCGCCTGTCCCCGCTCACTCTTCATTTTTGATGAAATGGATAAAATGCACGCAGGGCTCATTGACTCAATCAAGCCCTTCCTGGACTACTATGAGCTGCTGGATGGGGTGTCCTACAGACAAGCCATCTTCATCTTCCTCAG CAATGCAGGAGCTGAAAAGATAACAGAGGTAGCACTAGATTTCTGGAGAAatgggaggagaagggaagatATCCAGCTCACAGATATCCAAAATGCACTCTCTGTGTCTGTCTTCAACAACAAAAATA GTGGATTTTGGCACAGCACCTTGATTGACAGAAACCTCATTGACTACTTCATTCCTTTCCTGCCTCTGGAATACAAACATGTGAAGATGTGTGTCAGGGTTGAGATTGAGTCTCGTGGCTACGCTGTGGATGAAGACATTGTGAGCAGGATAGCTGATGAGATGACCTACTTCCCCAGAGAGGAGAGAATCTATTCAGATAAAGGATGTAAAACTGTGGATGCAAAGCTGGATTATTATTATGACTTCTAA
- the C18H9orf78 gene encoding splicing factor C9orf78 homolog, with protein sequence MPGQKSFRRRREDEDEEEEDEQLAEEVRLKLEEAKEVQSLRKRPNGVSAVALLVGEKLQEEATLVDDPFKIKSGGMVDMKKLKERGKDRINEEEDLNLGTSFSAETNRRDEDADMMKYIETELKKRKGIVENEEQKVKLKNAEDSLYELPENIRVSSAKKTEEMLSNQMLSGIPEVDLGIDAKIKNIISTEEAKAKLLAEQQNKKKDSETSFVPTNMAVNYVQHNRFYHEELNAPVRRNKEEPKPRPLRVGDTERPEPERSPPNRKRPLNEKATDDYHYEKFKKMNRRY encoded by the exons ATGCCGGGGCAGAAATCCTTCCGGCGGCGCAGggaggacgaggacgaggaggaggaggacgagcaGCTCGCCGAGGAGGTCAG gTTAAAACTTGAGGAGGCCAAAGAAGTTCAGAGCCTCAGAAAGCGGCCCAATGGGGTGAG TGCTGTAGCTCTGCTGGTGGGAGAGAAGCTGCAGGAAGAAGCCACCCTTGTG GATGACCCATTTAAGATAAAATCTGGGGGAATGGTGGACATGAagaagctgaaagaaagaggCAAGGACAG GATTAATGAAGAGGAAGATCTGAACTTGGGAACTTCCTTCTCAGCAGAAACCAACAGGAGGGATGAAGATGCTGACAT GATGAAGTACATTGAGACTGAGCTGaagaagagaaagggaattGTGGAGAACGAGGAGCAGAAGGTGAAGCTTAAGAATGCTGAGGACTCCCTGTACGAGCTGCCAGAGAACATCCGTGTCTCCTCTGCCAAGAAGACTGAGGAGATGTTGTCCAACCAGATGCTGAGCGGCATTCCTGAAGTGGACCTGGGGATCGA tgcaaaaataaaaaacataatCTCAACTGAAGAGGCCAAGGccaagctgctggcagagcagcagaacaaaaagaaagacaGTGAAACTTCCTTTGTTCCCACCAACATGGCTGTTAATTATGTCCAGCACAACAGAT TTTATCATGAGGAGCTGAATGCACCAGTGAGAAGGAACAAGGAGGAGCCAAAGCCGCGGCCGCTGAGGGTGGGGGACACGGAGCGGCCAGAGCCTGAGC GGTCTCCTCCAAATCGCAAACGTCCCCTCAATGAAAAAGCCACGGATGATTATCACTATGAGAAGTTCAAGAAGATGAACAGGCGATACTGA
- the USP20 gene encoding ubiquitin carboxyl-terminal hydrolase 20 codes for MGDTRDICPHLDSIGEVTRDDLLLKSKGTCQSCGAVGPNLWACLQIGCPYVGCGESFADHSTLHAQAKKHNLTVNLTTFRVWCYACEREVFLEQRLAAQPPSAPTKFPEQDSPLPAHPLKAVPIAVADEGESESEDDDLKPRGLTGMKNLGNSCYMNAALQALSNCPPLTQFFLECGGLVRTDKKPALCKSYQKLVSEVWHKKRPSYVVPSSLSHGIKLVNPMFRGYAQQDTQEFLRCLMDQLHEELKEPVVAETRDLDTSDQEDKREGDRSPSEDEFLSCDSSSDRGEGEGQSRTSGSMGSSSLAETELLIQDEAGRGISEKERMKDRKFCGHRRSNSEQVDEDADVDTTMMPVDGRASPEMLPAPCPASPCRTPEPDNDAYVRCSSRPCSPVHHEMHSKLSSSPPRSSPARLGPSYILKKAQMQASGKKKKELRYRSVISDIFDGSILSLVQCLTCDRVSTTVETFQDLSLPIPGKEDLAKLHSAIYQNVPAKTGACGDNYASQGWIAFIMEYIRRFVVSCIPSWFWGPVVTLEDCLAAFFAADELKGDNMYSCERCKKLRNGVKYCKVLRLPEILCIHLKRFRHEVMYSFKINSHVSFPLEGLDLRPFLAKECVSQITTYDLLSVICHHGTAGSGHYIAYCQNVINGQWYEFDDQYVTEVHETVVQNAEAYVLFYRKSSEEAVRERQKVVSLASMKEHSLLQFYISREWLNKFNTFAEPGPITNHTFLCSHGGIPPNKYHYIDDLVVILPQNVWEYLYNRFGGGPAVNHLYVCSICQVEIEALAKRRRIEIDTFIKLNKAFQAEESPSVIYCISMQWFREWEAFVKGKDNEPPGPIDNTKIALTKPGGHVQVKQGADYGQISEETWVYLSTLYGGGPEIAIRQNVAQLQELENLHGEQKIEAETRAV; via the exons ATGGGGGACACAAGGGACATCTGTCCTCACCTGGATTCCATAGGAGAGGTGACCAGGGATGATCTGCTGCTCAAATCCAAG GGAACTTGCCAGTCTTGTGGAGCTGTGGGACCAAACCTCTGGGCTTGTCTTCAG ATTGGTTGTCCTTATGTTGGTTGTGGGGAGTCCTTTGCTGACCACAGCACACTTCATGCACAG GCCAAGAAGCACAACCTGACAGTGAACCTGACCACGTTCCGTGTGTGGTGCTATGCCTGTGAGAGGGAGGTGTTCCTGGAGCAGCGCCTGGCAGCTCAGCCACCCTCAGCCCCCACAAAGTTCCCTGAGCAG GATTCTCCTTTGCCTGCTCACCCTCTGAAAGCTGTTCCCATTGCAGTGGCTGATGAAGGCGAATCTGAATCTGAGGATGATGATTTGAAACCAAGAG GCCTTACTGGAATGAAAAATCTTGGGAACTCCTGCTACATGAATGCAGCACTTCAGGCTCTCTCAAACTG CCCACCCCTCACACAGTTTTTCCTGGAATGTGGAGGACTGGTCCGTACGGATAAGAAACCTGCCCTGTGCAAAAGTTACCAGAAGTTGGTGTCTGAGGTTTGGCACAAGAAACG CCCGAGTTATGTTGTTCCAAGCAGTCTGTCCCATGGAATCAAGCTTGTCAATCCCATGTTCCGAGGCTATGCACAGCAG GACACACAGGAGTTCCTGCGGTGCCTGATGGATCAGCTCCATGAAGAACTGAAGGAGCCAGTGGTTGCAGAGACGAGGGACTTGGACACCAGCGACCAGGAGGACAAGCGGGAGGGCGACCGAAGCCCTTCCGAGGACGAGTTCCTCTCCTGTGACTCCAGCAGTGACAGGGGTGAAGGGGAGGGCCAGAGTCGGACCTCGGGGAGCatgggcagcagctccctggcagagACAGAGCTGCTGATCCAGGATGAAGCAGGGAGAGGCATCTCAGAGAAAGAGAGGATGAAGGACAGGAAGTTCTGCGGCCATCGGCGCAGCAACTCGGAGCAGGTGGATGAGGATGCAGACGTTGATACTACAATGATGCCAGTCGATGGCAGAGCCTCACCTGAgatgctgccagctccctgtcCTGCCAGCCCGTGTAGGACACCAG AACCTGACAATGATGCCTATGTGCGCTGCTCCTCGCGCCCCTGCAGTCCAGTCCATCATGAAATGCACTCCAAGCTCTCCAGCAGTCCTCCCCGCTCCAGTCCTGCCAGGCTTGGACCTTCCTACATACTCAAGAAAG CCCAGATGCAGGCttctgggaaaaagaagaaagagctCCGTTACCGCAGCGTGATTTCCGACATCTTCGACGGCTCCATCCTCAGCCTGGTGCAGTGCCTCACCTGTGACAGA GTGTCTACAACAGTGGAGACGTTCCAGGACCTGTCACTCCCAATCCCAGGGAAAGAGGACTTGGCCAAGCTGCACTCTGCCATCTACCAAAATGTGCCAGCCAAGACAGGAGCGTGTGGGGACAACTATGCCTCCCAAGGCTGGATTGCTTTCATCATGGAGTATATCCGGAG ATTTGTGGTGTCCTGTATCCCTAGCTGGTTTTGGGGTCCTGTGGTGACACTGGAGGATTGCCTTGCTGCTTTTTTTGCAGCAGATGAGTTGAAGG GGGACAACATGTACAGCTGTGAACGGTGTAAGAA GCTGCGGAATGGAGTAAAGTACTGCAAAGTCCTCCGGCTGCCAGAG ATCCTTTGCATCCACTTGAAGCGGTTCAGGCACGAGGTGATGTATTCCTTCAAGATCAACAGCCACGTCTCCTTCCCCTTGGAGGGGCTGGACCTGCGGCCCTTCCTGGCCAAGGAGTGTGTGTCCCAGATCACCACCTACGACCTCCTGTCAGTCATCTGTCACCACGGCACTGCTGGCA GTGGCCACTACATTGCCTACTGCCAGAATGTGATCAATGGCCAGTGGTACGAGTTCGATGACCAGTACGTCACCGAGGTCCACGAGACCGTGGTGCAGAATGCAGAAGCCTACGTGCTGTTCTACAG gaAAAGCAGTGAGGAGGCTGTGAGAGAGCGTCAGAAGGTCGTGTCCCTGGCCAGCATGAAGGAGCACAGTTTGCTGCAGTTCTACATCTCTCGAGAGTGGCTCAATAAATTCAACACCTTTGCTGAGCCTGGGCCCATCACCAACCACACCTTTCTGTGCTCCCATGGAG GGATCCCTCCTAATAAATACCATTACATTGATGACCTCGTCGTGATTCTGCCCCAAAACGTGTGGGAATATCTCTACAACAG GTTTGGGGGTGGCCCTGCTGTGAACCATCTGTACGTGTGCTCCATTTGCCAAGTGGAGATCGAGGCCCTGGCCAAGCGCAGGAGGATCGAAATCGACACCTTCATCAAG ctgaaCAAGGCTTTCCAGGCAGAGGAGTCTCCAAGTGTCATCTACTGTATCAGCATGCAGTGGTTCCGGGAGTGGGAGGCCTTTGTCAAGGGCAAGGATAATG AGCCCCCTGGACCAATTGACAACACCAAGATTGCCCTCACGAAACCAGGCGGCCACGTGCAAGTCAAGCAGG GTGCTGACTACGGGCAGATCTCCGAGGAGACCTGGGTTTACCTGAGCACCCTGTACGGAGGGGGGCCCGAGATTGCCATCAGACAGAACGtggcccagctgcaggagctggagaacCTCCACGGGGAGCAGAAGATTGAAGCAGAGACACGAGCAGTGTGA